The following is a genomic window from Desulfonatronum thioautotrophicum.
GAAAAACTGCACGAAGTGATGTGCCCCAGGGACGACTCGCACTTGACCATTGAATTCGAGGATCATTATGTGATCAAAACCGACCATCAAGTTTTACACAAGTGCAACAAGTTTTTGACCAACACGTTGAACGAGACCGGAAAGCCCGTTGCGCAGGGATTTGAATACAATTCCGGAGACAATCCGCATTTCCTGACCGTTGAACAAATCCGTGAAGTCAATCATTTGGTCGGGTTTTGAACGGAAGCATGGTACTCAAGCGACATTTCATGCCATGATCACCAATACGCCCTGAGAGTGGCCCACGG
Proteins encoded in this region:
- a CDS encoding polysaccharide biosynthesis protein, which codes for MNSGADHLPITHEHMTRFWITLDQGVDFVCKSFERMKGGETFVPKIPSVRITDLAKAMAPDLPGKIIGIRPGEKLHEVMCPRDDSHLTIEFEDHYVIKTDHQVLHKCNKFLTNTLNETGKPVAQGFEYNSGDNPHFLTVEQIREVNHLVGF